Genomic segment of Novipirellula artificiosorum:
TCATCGCAACGCTTGGCCACACTGCATCGCGAAAGTAAAGTTCACGGGTGCTGGACGAGTCGGCGGTGACCGATTCAATCCAAGCGTCGACATCGGCCTTTCCGTCACTGCGGATGTAACCGAAACTGATCGCAGCTCGTTCGACCTCTTCTTGCAAGTCGGCATCCACGACGACTTGGTTTGCCTTGCGAAGTGCTTGCATCAACATTTTGCGATGAATCTCGCCTTCAAGCACTTCCTCACCGTGACGTTTGATACATTCGGCTGCAACGGATGCGAGGGTGACTTGCTGTCCGTTGACGATGGCGGCGACTCCGGGGTATTGGTTCATCTTTGCTTCGTCGCCTAGTACGGTGACGACTTGGGCTTCTCGTTGCAAATTCACGAACAGTTCGCTCGCGGCGCCTCGCATTTTTTCATCGCGAATGCGATCGGTGATCTGTTCACGGATACTTGGCATGGCTTGCGGGCTCGGAGTCGCATCACCGATCCTGCGAACCGCTTGCAGGATGATCCACTGATCGCCAAGCTGCAGTACATCGGAAACCTGATTCTCACGGAGTGCGAATGCTGCGTCTTCGAGCCGTGAATCACCATTGTATCGGCGAATCGGAGGGATCAACCCCCCCACGCTCGCGCTGGATTCGTCTTCACTATATTGCTTTGCTAACGATGCAAACTGATCGGGCTTGGCGACTGCCTGTTGGTGAAGCGAATCCGCCGTGGCACGGTCAGCGACCATGATCAAGCGACACTTGACTGCTTCCCCGAATTGGGAAAGGAACGCTCGATCGTATTCCTGTTGGCTGACTTGGACTTTGTCGGCCACCAAACGACGCAACGCCAGCATGGGCCAAATGATTTCGCGGCTGTATTGATCTGGTGCGATGTCACGTTCTTCCTGCAGCAGTTGCAAGTAGGCTTGCATCGACAATCCAAACTTGGCCGCAACTCGCGAGATCTCTTCGCGAACTTCCGTCGAGGTGACTTCAATGCCCTGCGAATTGCAAGCTTGCAAGATCAAGTGTCGATTGACCATGTTCTC
This window contains:
- a CDS encoding peptidylprolyl isomerase: MLYQPHRFKLWMTSLLRFGLYLSLALGVFSAHSAGTTTAQDTANDVVAVVNADPITRKTLADESLRRYGDEVLENMVNRHLILQACNSQGIEVTSTEVREEISRVAAKFGLSMQAYLQLLQEERDIAPDQYSREIIWPMLALRRLVADKVQVSQQEYDRAFLSQFGEAVKCRLIMVADRATADSLHQQAVAKPDQFASLAKQYSEDESSASVGGLIPPIRRYNGDSRLEDAAFALRENQVSDVLQLGDQWIILQAVRRIGDATPSPQAMPSIREQITDRIRDEKMRGAASELFVNLQREAQVVTVLGDEAKMNQYPGVAAIVNGQQVTLASVAAECIKRHGEEVLEGEIHRKMLMQALRKANQVVVDADLQEEVERAAISFGYIRSDGKADVDAWIESVTADSSSTRELYFRDAVWPSVAMKKLVEASVTLTEQDIQKGYDSAFGPRVEVLAVVLSDQRSAQKVWEMARDNPTDTFFGQLAEQYSVEPVSASNMGKVPPIRKHSGQPAIEREAFAMKPGDLSGIVVTGDKYIVMRCQGYTEPVVKDMAAVRDELIRDLMEKKTNLAMSLKFEQLKSAAEIDNFFVAAKEIPRVANASEGSQK